One Actinoplanes missouriensis 431 DNA segment encodes these proteins:
- a CDS encoding helicase-related protein codes for MSNTETTTLAPGVRILVRDEEWLVRSVKTDTPDGTMVKAVGVSEFVQDMEATFFTGLETVQAMEPEDTVLVQDASSQFRQSRLFLEAVLRRTPLPRSEKGLALADRFLLDPLTYQQRPVELALAGLRPRILIADVVGLGKTLEIGLILAELIRRGRGERILVVSPQQVLEQFQRELWTRFSIPLVRLDSTGIQRIQQEIPAGRNPFTYFKRAIISVDTLKDAGQFGHHLDAIEWDAVVIDESHNLINKGTKRNELAQKLAGRTDALLLASATPHNGDRESFAELISMLEPAAIKDKKNYTADEIKDYYLRRTKISPEVRDQMGDRWADRGPSQQVRCLATEAEEQVFQELTDVWMSGAWSDEPVRGQNRLFPYTLLKSFLSSHRALAATVAERRRKTDSPTEEQNLKRLTGLIDRISDDDSSKLAGLVTELKKIGIGPRGSTRVVVFSERVPTLKWLAEAVPQRLGLKPNAVRVMHGGLTDTEEQKILQEFELEGSDVRLLFTGDVASEGVNLHRQCHHLIHYDIPWSLIRIEQRNGRVDRYGQRHEPQFRALILTSGIENAKDDRTVAEKLLKREENAHRSLGSVEAALGVHDAKAEEDRLVRDLLSGRTVDESYEQGFEVDVLADLMAGVSETPAAADVPIAHVPRLFASTEEFADAALRELYDDRPEDAIDLRREEELLTFLAPDDLVYRLSDLPKSYLQAHREGDRLRLKVTFDRKLAQRKLDEARQAKTTSWPDIAFLSDVHPMIDWLIDKVLIRLGRQQAPVLTANVDDPVFLVQGVYANKLGQPTVVEWMAVTGLPGEATVTKMDDVLEAAGVGPQMVNRAEKVDLETLQKLVPDAVAAARAHLAREREDWEQQNTFPLESYRAKLDGFAAEQTSLFQDLPAAIKQQRTRRSEAVVKQQRDLVERLETIPDPLLRVLAVLVKPGEGVA; via the coding sequence GTGAGCAACACAGAGACCACGACTCTCGCGCCGGGGGTCCGGATCCTCGTCCGGGACGAGGAATGGTTGGTCCGCAGCGTCAAGACCGACACCCCGGACGGGACGATGGTCAAGGCCGTCGGTGTCTCCGAGTTCGTGCAGGACATGGAGGCCACGTTCTTCACCGGCCTGGAGACGGTCCAAGCGATGGAGCCCGAGGACACCGTGCTGGTGCAGGATGCCTCCTCCCAGTTCCGGCAGAGCCGGCTCTTCCTCGAAGCGGTTCTCCGGCGTACGCCGCTGCCGCGCTCCGAGAAGGGCCTGGCGTTGGCCGACCGGTTCCTGCTCGACCCGCTCACCTACCAGCAACGGCCGGTGGAACTCGCCCTCGCCGGACTGCGGCCGCGCATTCTCATCGCCGATGTGGTCGGTCTCGGCAAGACCCTGGAAATCGGTCTCATCCTGGCCGAGCTGATCCGTCGCGGCCGCGGTGAGCGCATCCTCGTGGTCTCGCCCCAGCAGGTCCTGGAACAGTTCCAGCGCGAGTTGTGGACCCGCTTCTCCATCCCGCTCGTCCGTCTCGACTCCACCGGAATCCAGCGCATCCAGCAGGAGATCCCGGCCGGCCGCAACCCGTTCACCTACTTCAAGCGGGCGATCATCTCGGTCGACACGCTCAAGGACGCCGGCCAGTTCGGGCACCACCTCGACGCCATCGAGTGGGACGCCGTGGTGATCGACGAGTCCCACAACCTGATCAACAAGGGCACCAAGCGCAACGAGCTCGCCCAGAAGCTCGCCGGCCGGACCGACGCGCTGCTCCTGGCGAGCGCCACCCCGCACAACGGTGACAGGGAGTCGTTCGCCGAGCTGATCTCGATGCTCGAACCGGCCGCCATCAAGGACAAGAAGAACTACACGGCGGACGAGATCAAGGACTATTACCTCCGCCGTACGAAGATCAGCCCTGAGGTCCGCGACCAGATGGGCGACCGCTGGGCCGACAGAGGTCCGTCCCAGCAGGTCCGCTGTCTCGCGACCGAGGCCGAGGAGCAGGTGTTCCAGGAGCTCACCGACGTCTGGATGAGTGGCGCGTGGAGTGACGAGCCGGTCCGCGGGCAGAACCGGCTCTTCCCGTACACGTTGCTGAAGTCCTTTCTCTCCTCCCACAGGGCGCTTGCCGCGACCGTCGCCGAACGGCGCCGCAAGACGGACAGCCCGACCGAGGAGCAGAACCTCAAGCGGCTGACCGGTCTGATCGACCGGATCTCCGATGACGACTCCAGCAAGCTCGCCGGCCTCGTCACCGAGCTGAAGAAGATCGGCATCGGCCCGCGCGGCAGCACCCGGGTCGTCGTCTTCTCCGAGCGGGTGCCGACGCTCAAGTGGCTCGCCGAGGCGGTTCCGCAGCGGCTGGGACTCAAGCCGAATGCGGTGCGGGTGATGCACGGTGGCCTGACCGACACCGAGGAACAGAAGATCCTCCAGGAGTTCGAACTGGAGGGCAGCGACGTGCGGTTGCTCTTCACCGGTGACGTCGCCTCGGAGGGCGTCAACCTGCACCGCCAGTGCCACCACCTGATTCACTACGACATCCCATGGAGCCTCATCCGGATCGAGCAGCGCAACGGCCGCGTCGACCGGTACGGCCAGCGTCACGAACCGCAGTTCCGGGCGCTCATCCTGACCTCCGGGATCGAGAACGCCAAGGACGACCGCACCGTGGCCGAGAAGCTGCTCAAGCGGGAGGAGAACGCGCATCGGAGCCTCGGCAGCGTCGAAGCAGCCCTCGGCGTCCACGACGCCAAGGCCGAGGAGGACCGGCTCGTCCGTGACCTGCTCAGCGGCAGGACTGTCGACGAGTCGTACGAGCAGGGCTTCGAGGTCGACGTTCTCGCCGACCTGATGGCCGGTGTCAGCGAGACCCCGGCCGCGGCCGACGTCCCGATCGCCCACGTGCCCAGACTGTTCGCCTCCACCGAGGAGTTCGCCGACGCGGCACTGCGCGAGTTGTACGACGATCGGCCCGAGGACGCCATCGACCTGCGCAGAGAGGAGGAACTGCTGACCTTCCTCGCGCCCGACGACCTGGTCTACCGGCTCTCCGACCTGCCGAAGTCCTACCTGCAGGCGCACCGGGAGGGCGACCGGCTCCGGCTGAAGGTGACCTTCGACCGCAAGCTCGCCCAGCGCAAGCTGGACGAGGCCCGGCAGGCCAAGACCACCAGCTGGCCGGACATCGCCTTCCTCAGCGACGTCCATCCCATGATCGACTGGCTGATCGACAAGGTGCTGATCCGCCTCGGCCGGCAGCAGGCCCCCGTGCTGACCGCGAACGTCGACGACCCGGTCTTCCTGGTCCAGGGCGTCTACGCCAACAAGCTGGGCCAGCCGACCGTCGTCGAGTGGATGGCCGTGACCGGACTGCCGGGCGAGGCGACGGTGACGAAGATGGACGACGTCCTGGAAGCGGCAGGGGTCGGACCGCAGATGGTCAACCGCGCGGAGAAGGTCGACCTGGAGACGCTGCAGAAACTCGTGCCCGACGCGGTCGCGGCGGCCCGGGCGCACTTGGCCCGCGAACGGGAGGACTGGGAGCAGCAGAACACCTTCCCGCTGGAGTCTTACCGCGCGAAGCTGGACGGCTTCGCCGCCGAGCAGACCAGCCTGTTCCAGGATCTGCCCGCCGCGATCAAGCAGCAGCGCACCCGCCGGTCCGAAGCCGTGGTCAAGCAGCAGCGTGACCTCGTCGAGCGCCTGGAAACCATCCCTGACCCGTTGCTCCGGGTTCTCGCCGTCCTGGTCAAGCCCGGAGAGGGTGTCGCATGA
- a CDS encoding serine/threonine-protein kinase, translated as MLLNQVGDYRLFRRLGAGGMGDVYLGVSATADLAAVKMIHHHLLDDPSIKQRFASEIENLRTIFGSRVARLENADPYADPPWLATEFVPGLTLRQYVEQHGTLPLHLAAMVGAMLAEALDRVHETGLFHRDIKPQNIILGEHGPVLIDFGLAALTERDAAAAQTQTGMVVGTPAYMAPEQARGEKDLSKAVDVYGLGATLVFALAGHTLFPTTQGAILWVVGSGKQPPDLTGVAPEITSLVTEMIAHDPQARPDLRKVKKDLLQLAAGPGRSVIEVRAEVSRSTYHPTPIEVPPSLTDPSADPESDIESSTPTPPDPADATPRDEQPAALPAVDVTWLIEKLRRQYARRATW; from the coding sequence ATGTTGCTGAATCAGGTCGGCGATTACCGCCTTTTCCGCCGGCTCGGCGCGGGCGGTATGGGGGATGTCTACCTCGGCGTTTCCGCCACGGCCGATCTGGCAGCCGTGAAGATGATCCACCATCACCTGCTCGACGATCCGTCGATCAAGCAGAGGTTCGCATCGGAGATCGAGAACCTCCGGACCATCTTCGGCTCGCGAGTGGCCCGGCTGGAGAACGCCGATCCGTACGCGGATCCGCCGTGGCTCGCCACCGAGTTCGTTCCCGGCCTCACTCTCCGGCAGTACGTCGAACAACATGGCACGCTGCCCCTGCACCTGGCCGCCATGGTCGGGGCGATGCTCGCCGAGGCGCTGGACAGGGTGCACGAGACCGGGCTCTTCCATCGCGACATCAAGCCGCAGAACATCATCCTGGGCGAGCATGGACCCGTGCTCATCGACTTCGGGCTCGCCGCCCTGACCGAGCGCGACGCGGCCGCTGCGCAGACCCAGACCGGCATGGTTGTCGGAACCCCGGCATACATGGCACCCGAGCAGGCCCGCGGTGAGAAGGATCTGTCCAAGGCCGTCGACGTGTACGGCCTCGGCGCCACCCTCGTCTTCGCCCTGGCCGGGCACACGCTTTTCCCGACGACACAGGGCGCGATCCTGTGGGTCGTCGGGAGTGGCAAGCAGCCACCGGACCTGACCGGCGTCGCACCGGAGATCACTTCCCTCGTCACGGAGATGATCGCGCACGATCCGCAAGCCCGGCCGGATCTCCGGAAAGTCAAGAAGGATCTTCTGCAGCTCGCGGCAGGGCCGGGCCGGTCGGTGATCGAGGTCCGTGCGGAGGTCAGCCGCAGCACCTACCACCCCACCCCGATCGAGGTTCCGCCGTCGCTCACCGACCCGTCGGCCGACCCGGAGAGCGACATCGAGAGCAGCACGCCGACGCCGCCTGACCCCGCCGACGCCACTCCGCGGGATGAGCAGCCCGCCGCCCTCCCCGCGGTGGACGTGACCTGGCTGATCGAGAAACTACGCCGGCAGTACGCACGCCGGGCGACATGGTGA
- a CDS encoding N-6 DNA methylase yields the protein MTVENSGSSRLISSAEVARLAGVTRAAVSNWRRRHPDFPEPVEGGRNALFALTEITDWLDRQKKSSDVSDEVLVWQDMRALYGDDMITGVADMAEMLLGGSSGRLSEETRLRAEGMAAQASASEVIEAFTERLHAGGSALTTSRLAAAIAHLAGPVTGTVFDPACGAGSLLFACAGGPDIRAVGQEISESAARLARARGALCGIEPDIKLGDSLQADGWPGLQADLVVCDPPVGLTDWGRDGLMVDTRWEFGLPTKAESELAWLQHCYSHLAPKGKLLIVMSPSVAYRRAGRRIRTELLRRGVLEQVVALPAGLVSSHTQPMHVWILRRPLESERSAPVVRMVDMSGADPQRLSAFEAVRAVEVPVIDLLDEDVDLTPASHLLNRSEQAEQYAEARDALMRRVGRLAGMLPDLSAGSAEIEGALLRVSDLARAGLVLVNDNTATSASDQIDTDFLQGFLSSAANASRNTSSSGTYRVDVRGSRIPQMGIAEQRSYGAAFRALDEAEATLKEINRLGLDAISRAREGLTSGTLRPDGER from the coding sequence GTGACCGTCGAGAACTCGGGTTCCAGCAGGCTCATCTCCTCCGCCGAGGTGGCACGCCTCGCCGGTGTGACCCGGGCCGCGGTGTCGAACTGGCGCCGGCGTCATCCCGACTTTCCCGAGCCCGTCGAGGGTGGACGTAACGCCCTCTTCGCGCTGACGGAGATCACCGACTGGCTGGATCGGCAGAAGAAGAGCTCCGACGTCTCCGACGAAGTCCTGGTCTGGCAGGACATGCGAGCGCTCTACGGCGACGACATGATCACCGGTGTGGCCGACATGGCCGAGATGCTCCTCGGCGGTTCGTCCGGGCGCCTGAGTGAGGAGACCAGGCTACGTGCCGAGGGCATGGCCGCTCAGGCGTCCGCGAGCGAGGTCATCGAAGCGTTCACGGAACGTCTGCACGCCGGCGGCAGTGCCCTGACCACCAGCAGGCTCGCGGCAGCGATCGCTCATCTCGCCGGTCCGGTGACCGGCACGGTGTTCGATCCCGCATGTGGCGCGGGATCCTTGCTGTTCGCTTGCGCCGGCGGGCCCGATATCCGAGCGGTCGGCCAGGAGATCAGCGAATCAGCCGCCAGGCTCGCCCGGGCGCGTGGCGCCCTGTGCGGCATCGAACCCGATATCAAGCTGGGGGACTCGCTACAGGCGGATGGCTGGCCGGGTCTGCAGGCCGACCTCGTCGTCTGCGACCCGCCGGTCGGTCTCACCGATTGGGGCAGAGATGGCCTGATGGTGGACACGCGCTGGGAATTCGGTTTGCCGACCAAGGCCGAGAGTGAACTCGCTTGGCTCCAGCATTGTTATTCTCACCTGGCGCCGAAGGGTAAACTTCTGATCGTGATGTCCCCGTCTGTGGCGTATCGCAGAGCGGGGCGACGAATTCGCACTGAACTGTTGCGTCGTGGGGTCCTCGAGCAAGTCGTCGCTTTACCGGCGGGGCTGGTCTCCTCGCATACGCAGCCGATGCATGTTTGGATTCTGAGACGACCACTTGAGTCAGAGAGATCCGCTCCGGTCGTCCGGATGGTTGACATGTCGGGAGCGGATCCGCAGCGACTCTCCGCCTTCGAGGCGGTGCGTGCGGTGGAGGTGCCCGTCATCGACCTCCTTGACGAGGACGTCGACCTCACGCCCGCTAGCCATCTGCTCAACAGATCAGAGCAGGCCGAGCAGTATGCCGAGGCGCGCGACGCTCTGATGCGACGTGTCGGCCGTCTGGCGGGAATGCTCCCCGATCTTTCTGCTGGATCTGCCGAGATCGAAGGTGCGTTGCTTCGTGTCTCTGATCTTGCTCGCGCTGGACTCGTTCTGGTGAATGACAATACGGCTACGTCGGCGAGTGATCAGATCGATACCGATTTCCTGCAAGGCTTTCTGAGCAGCGCTGCCAATGCGTCACGTAATACGAGCAGCAGTGGAACATACCGCGTCGATGTCAGGGGATCTCGCATTCCGCAGATGGGAATCGCGGAGCAGCGGAGTTACGGCGCGGCGTTCCGGGCTCTCGATGAGGCCGAGGCGACTCTGAAGGAGATCAACCGCCTGGGACTCGATGCCATCTCCCGTGCGCGCGAGGGGCTGACCTCCGGCACCCTGCGGCCGGATGGCGAGCGCTAA
- a CDS encoding DUF4352 domain-containing protein, translated as MSNPQQAARATSPAGKARTWPWIAGSAVALVLLGCGSASSSDDAAGTSGDAAAVTEEKTESAKTGDKKEEKKAAGIGDAVRDGKFEFTVSKMKCGVENVGSDLLGQKAQGEYCLIDIKVKNIGKEAQTFTDSAQKAFDAKEVEYSVDSSAAIYANGESQLLLSEINPGNSAKGKLVFDVPAGTKLTSLELHDSVFSGGVTVTLK; from the coding sequence ATGTCGAACCCCCAACAGGCCGCCCGCGCGACTTCCCCGGCCGGCAAGGCACGGACGTGGCCCTGGATCGCTGGTAGCGCCGTAGCCCTCGTTCTGCTCGGATGCGGCAGCGCCTCCAGCAGCGACGACGCGGCCGGTACCAGCGGTGACGCCGCGGCTGTGACTGAGGAGAAGACCGAAAGCGCCAAGACCGGGGACAAGAAGGAAGAGAAGAAGGCCGCCGGCATCGGGGACGCCGTTCGGGACGGGAAGTTCGAGTTCACCGTCAGCAAAATGAAGTGCGGCGTCGAGAACGTCGGCTCGGACCTCCTCGGCCAGAAGGCCCAGGGCGAGTACTGCCTGATCGACATCAAGGTGAAGAACATCGGCAAGGAGGCGCAGACCTTCACCGACTCGGCGCAGAAGGCGTTCGACGCCAAGGAGGTCGAGTACTCCGTCGACTCCAGCGCCGCAATCTACGCCAACGGCGAGAGTCAGCTGCTCCTCAGCGAGATCAACCCGGGTAACTCGGCCAAGGGCAAGCTCGTCTTCGACGTACCGGCCGGCACCAAGCTGACCTCACTCGAACTTCACGACTCGGTCTTCTCCGGCGGCGTGACGGTGACGCTCAAGTGA
- a CDS encoding EcsC family protein, with protein sequence MDAPETHENAMVRFVQDVVVKVTRDGVGPIIGSVPYAEARLSKGATEEQAIDRLITESVMASSTNGFVTGLGGLVTMPITLTANVAGALVINARLVGAIAHIRGYDIADPHVQSIITLTTAGGTLMSSLHGAGVQVGSKLTAQVIKAIPATAIRHINKRVGFTLLAKYGTQRSVITLAKAVPIAGGLVGAGVDAAFTTVIGRTAKANFPAHVG encoded by the coding sequence ATGGACGCGCCCGAAACTCACGAGAACGCGATGGTCCGCTTCGTCCAGGACGTGGTCGTCAAGGTCACCCGGGACGGCGTCGGCCCGATCATCGGTTCGGTCCCTTATGCGGAAGCCCGGCTCAGCAAGGGCGCCACCGAGGAACAGGCCATCGATCGCCTGATCACTGAATCGGTGATGGCGTCGTCGACGAACGGCTTCGTCACCGGCCTGGGTGGTCTCGTCACCATGCCCATCACCCTCACAGCGAACGTCGCGGGAGCATTGGTGATCAACGCACGGCTCGTCGGGGCGATCGCGCACATCCGCGGTTACGACATCGCGGACCCGCACGTGCAGAGCATCATCACGCTCACGACGGCCGGCGGGACGCTGATGAGCTCGCTGCACGGGGCCGGCGTGCAGGTCGGTTCGAAACTGACCGCCCAGGTCATCAAGGCGATTCCGGCCACCGCGATCCGGCATATCAACAAGCGGGTGGGCTTCACACTCCTCGCCAAGTACGGAACGCAGCGATCCGTGATCACCCTCGCCAAAGCAGTCCCGATCGCGGGCGGACTCGTCGGCGCGGGAGTAGACGCCGCCTTCACCACGGTGATCGGCCGTACGGCGAAGGCGAACTTCCCGGCGCACGTGGGCTGA
- a CDS encoding YciI family protein, protein MAKYMLLIYGNEQEWASMTPEEGERLEAGHAAFAAAIGEAAVLSSHPLEPTATATTLRGDSGGRPTITDGPFLETKEALGGYYVIEASDLDQAIAMAQKLPELTWSHCAVEVRPVRDVN, encoded by the coding sequence ATGGCCAAGTACATGCTCCTCATCTACGGCAACGAGCAGGAGTGGGCGTCGATGACCCCGGAGGAGGGCGAGCGGCTGGAGGCCGGCCACGCCGCCTTCGCCGCCGCGATCGGCGAGGCAGCCGTCCTGAGCAGTCACCCGCTGGAGCCGACCGCCACGGCGACCACCCTGCGCGGCGACTCCGGTGGCCGGCCCACCATTACCGACGGCCCGTTCCTGGAGACCAAGGAAGCGCTCGGCGGCTACTACGTGATCGAGGCGTCCGATCTGGACCAGGCGATCGCGATGGCGCAGAAGCTGCCGGAGCTGACCTGGTCACACTGCGCGGTGGAAGTCCGGCCCGTCCGGGACGTCAACTGA
- a CDS encoding RNA polymerase sigma factor produces the protein MNSDPRPAAGASADDVAGALTRAHRDEWAAVLAATVHFTRDLDLAEECAQDAYAQALETWSRAGIPARPGAWLTTVARNRARDQMRRASVFRRALPLLVVDEAVPGPEGGTETPVADDRLRLIFTCCHPALSRDAQVALTLRLLCGLSTAEVARAFLVQETTMAARITRAKNKIRAARIPYRVPAPEELPERVEAVLEVVHLVFTTGHAAPVGESLIRRDLTGGAIGLGRLLHRLLPHDAAATGLLALMLLIDARDQARVSADGRLVLLADQDRTRWDAARIEEGVALLVESLQAQPPCRYTVQAAIAAVHAESPSWAETDWNEITGLYDVLLSLWPSPVVALNRAVALGMRDGPRAGLEALTPLLEQPALARYGYLSAARADFLRQLRRWAEAATAYEGALTLTDNDVERSFLSGRLAEVRAHLR, from the coding sequence CTGAACAGCGACCCGCGCCCAGCCGCGGGTGCCTCGGCGGACGACGTCGCCGGGGCCCTCACGCGGGCGCACCGCGACGAGTGGGCCGCCGTTCTGGCCGCGACGGTGCACTTCACGCGCGATCTCGACCTGGCCGAGGAGTGCGCGCAGGACGCGTACGCCCAGGCGCTGGAGACCTGGAGCCGGGCCGGGATCCCGGCCCGGCCCGGCGCCTGGCTCACCACCGTCGCGCGCAACCGGGCCCGGGACCAGATGCGCCGGGCGTCGGTGTTCCGGCGGGCCCTGCCGCTGCTGGTGGTCGACGAGGCGGTGCCCGGACCGGAGGGCGGCACCGAGACACCCGTCGCCGACGACCGGCTGCGGCTCATCTTCACCTGCTGCCACCCCGCACTCTCCCGGGACGCCCAGGTGGCGCTGACCCTGCGCCTGCTGTGCGGCCTGTCCACGGCGGAGGTGGCCCGCGCCTTCCTGGTGCAGGAGACCACGATGGCAGCCCGGATCACCAGGGCCAAGAACAAGATCCGGGCGGCGCGGATCCCGTACCGGGTGCCCGCTCCCGAGGAACTGCCGGAACGCGTGGAAGCGGTGCTCGAGGTGGTGCATCTGGTGTTCACCACCGGGCACGCGGCGCCGGTCGGGGAGTCGCTGATCCGCCGCGACCTCACCGGCGGCGCGATCGGGCTGGGGCGGCTGCTGCACCGGCTCCTGCCGCACGACGCGGCAGCCACCGGCCTGCTGGCGCTGATGCTGCTCATCGACGCGCGCGACCAGGCGCGGGTGTCCGCCGACGGGCGCCTCGTCCTGCTCGCCGACCAGGACCGGACCCGGTGGGACGCCGCACGCATCGAGGAGGGTGTGGCGCTGCTGGTCGAGTCGCTGCAGGCGCAGCCGCCGTGCCGGTACACGGTGCAGGCCGCGATCGCCGCGGTGCACGCCGAGTCGCCGAGCTGGGCGGAGACCGACTGGAACGAGATCACCGGGCTCTACGACGTACTGCTGTCGCTGTGGCCGTCACCGGTCGTGGCGCTGAACCGCGCGGTCGCACTCGGCATGCGCGACGGGCCGAGGGCCGGCCTGGAGGCCCTGACGCCGTTGCTCGAGCAGCCGGCGCTCGCGAGGTACGGCTATCTCAGCGCCGCCCGCGCCGACTTCCTGCGGCAGCTGCGGCGCTGGGCCGAGGCGGCCACCGCGTACGAGGGGGCGCTGACGCTCACCGACAACGACGTCGAGCGCTCGTTCCTGAGTGGCCGGCTTGCGGAGGTCCGCGCGCACCTTCGCTGA
- a CDS encoding MFS transporter: MQTMPTDRATIRARWAITTVFGANGLLIASLAVRTPSLKIDLDLTPGQLGTLSALFGVAAVIAMQTVGTLVARTGSRTIVQVTTVTLPLLLIGIGAAPNLWTQMLVQIAFGAVHGMLDVTMNAHAVAVERRLGRPIMNTCHAAWSIGSVAGALLGAGAAQIGTSRTVHYVLLTCLLIPLAVVCSQALLPASADRSSPVPAGSGEAGKTRQTGWRTGWSLPVVMFGVMGGIVLTVEAAVADWSGVYLHEDLSASLGAAGLGYVMFAALQTAGRLVGDRLQERTSATLLLQVGTATAAAGVAIAVLSPWVPLSVAGFAITGIGLATPLPVLFGVVGHLGAGRGDDAGAAAMVARFTTLTYTGILFAPAAIGWFADHFGLQRTLAALVPLLLVVAATAGPATRSRRPADEVARADAG; this comes from the coding sequence ATGCAGACGATGCCGACGGACCGGGCCACGATACGGGCCCGATGGGCGATAACCACAGTCTTCGGCGCCAACGGTCTGCTGATCGCGAGTCTGGCGGTACGGACCCCGTCACTGAAGATCGACCTGGACCTGACGCCGGGACAGCTCGGCACCCTGTCGGCGCTGTTCGGCGTCGCCGCGGTGATCGCCATGCAGACCGTCGGCACGCTGGTGGCGCGTACCGGAAGCCGGACCATCGTGCAGGTCACCACGGTGACCCTGCCCCTGCTGCTGATCGGCATCGGCGCCGCGCCGAACCTCTGGACCCAGATGCTCGTCCAGATCGCGTTCGGCGCCGTGCACGGCATGCTCGACGTCACGATGAACGCGCACGCGGTCGCCGTCGAACGCCGGCTGGGCCGGCCGATCATGAACACCTGTCACGCGGCGTGGAGCATCGGCTCCGTCGCAGGCGCGCTGCTCGGCGCCGGCGCGGCGCAGATCGGCACGAGCCGGACCGTGCACTACGTGCTCCTCACCTGCCTGCTGATCCCGCTGGCAGTGGTCTGCTCGCAGGCGCTGCTGCCCGCGTCCGCGGACCGCAGCTCGCCCGTCCCGGCCGGTTCCGGCGAGGCGGGGAAGACCAGGCAGACCGGCTGGCGCACCGGCTGGAGCCTGCCCGTGGTGATGTTCGGCGTGATGGGCGGCATCGTGCTCACCGTGGAGGCGGCGGTGGCCGACTGGAGTGGCGTCTACCTGCACGAGGACCTGAGCGCGTCGCTCGGCGCGGCCGGTCTGGGCTATGTCATGTTCGCCGCGTTGCAGACCGCCGGCCGGCTCGTCGGTGACCGGTTGCAGGAACGTACGTCGGCGACCCTGCTGCTGCAGGTGGGCACCGCGACCGCAGCGGCGGGCGTGGCGATCGCCGTGCTCAGCCCGTGGGTGCCGCTCAGCGTGGCCGGTTTCGCGATCACCGGCATCGGCCTGGCGACACCGCTGCCGGTGCTGTTCGGGGTGGTCGGTCATCTCGGCGCCGGACGCGGGGACGACGCCGGGGCGGCCGCCATGGTGGCCCGGTTCACCACGCTGACGTACACCGGCATCCTGTTCGCGCCCGCCGCGATCGGCTGGTTCGCCGACCACTTCGGACTGCAGCGGACTCTGGCCGCGCTGGTGCCGCTGCTCCTGGTGGTGGCGGCGACGGCGGGCCCGGCGACCCGGTCCCGCCGGCCGGCCGACGAGGTGGCCCGGGCCGACGCCGGGTGA